A stretch of Candidatus Nanogingivalaceae bacterium DNA encodes these proteins:
- a CDS encoding UDP-N-acetylglucosamine--N-acetylmuramyl-(pentapeptide) pyrophosphoryl-undecaprenol N-acetylglucosamine transferase translates to MKILAIGGGSGGHVVPVVAVFKEILKKKPDTELYFWCDKKFAPQATKIMQQSFGEQVSVSKISSGKFRRYNHLSFWQHLTVPSVVFGNFIDIFKNIAGIFQAFTKLVVNRPDVIFCKGGFVCVPAGLAAWALRIPIVIHDSDAHPGLANRIISRFAKKIATGAPLEFYNYPIEKTEYVGIPVLDKFKKYSKSERQQFKKELGFLSEKPLVLVTGGGLGAARLNNAVVYEGTKLSRKAQIILISGVAQFEELQKEIEGFPEDFHLLSFVSKDMWKFLAAADLVVARAGATSNLELASLHKPTILVPNARLTGGHQLKNAQVYEKSGAVEVVSDDLIEENPEILSNKIIRILDDPNRMNKLGEEFGNFAKPNAAKDVAKLIFESIDM, encoded by the coding sequence ATGAAAATACTAGCAATCGGCGGCGGGTCGGGCGGTCACGTGGTGCCCGTAGTAGCAGTTTTTAAAGAGATATTAAAGAAAAAACCTGATACTGAGTTGTATTTTTGGTGCGATAAAAAATTTGCACCACAAGCTACAAAAATTATGCAGCAGTCTTTTGGTGAGCAAGTTAGTGTTTCGAAAATTTCAAGTGGTAAATTTCGTAGATATAATCATCTAAGTTTTTGGCAACATTTAACGGTTCCGAGTGTTGTATTTGGTAATTTTATTGATATCTTTAAGAATATTGCAGGTATTTTTCAGGCTTTTACAAAATTAGTCGTTAACCGTCCAGATGTTATTTTTTGTAAAGGTGGGTTTGTTTGTGTTCCAGCCGGATTGGCGGCGTGGGCGCTGAGAATTCCAATTGTTATTCATGATTCTGATGCGCACCCTGGTTTGGCAAATCGCATAATTTCAAGATTTGCTAAAAAAATTGCAACAGGTGCACCATTGGAGTTCTATAATTATCCTATTGAGAAAACTGAATATGTGGGTATTCCGGTTCTAGATAAATTTAAGAAGTATAGTAAAAGTGAACGACAACAGTTTAAAAAAGAGCTTGGATTTTTAAGTGAAAAGCCACTAGTTTTAGTAACGGGCGGCGGTCTTGGTGCTGCTCGATTAAATAATGCTGTGGTTTATGAAGGCACTAAGCTTTCAAGAAAAGCTCAAATTATTTTAATATCGGGCGTTGCTCAATTTGAAGAGCTTCAAAAAGAAATTGAAGGATTTCCTGAGGATTTTCATCTTCTAAGTTTTGTCTCAAAAGATATGTGGAAATTTCTAGCTGCTGCGGATTTAGTCGTTGCTAGAGCCGGGGCAACGTCTAATCTTGAGCTTGCATCATTACATAAACCTACAATTTTAGTTCCTAATGCAAGATTGACTGGTGGTCATCAGCTAAAAAATGCTCAGGTGTATGAAAAGTCTGGTGCGGTTGAAGTTGTTTCAGACGATCTAATAGAAGAAAATCCTGAAATTCTTTCAAATAAAATTATTCGAATATTAGATGATCCAAACAGGATGAATAAATTGGGTGAAGAATTTGGTAATTTTGCTAAACCGAATGCGGCAAAAGATGTTGCGAAATTAATTTTTGAATCAATAGATATGTAA
- the smpB gene encoding SsrA-binding protein SmpB — translation MKKAKTNAKNIVNRRARFDYELGEELVAGMSLRGVEVRAVRDGRVSLKGAFVTLRNGRKGEELWLNNASFSLKNQGEGLSKADTIDTSPKKLLATRKQIQNFATQKKAGLTIVPVKILAESRFIKIVIALGKGKKQYDKRETLKRRQSERENARMLKRY, via the coding sequence ATGAAAAAGGCTAAAACTAACGCAAAAAATATCGTAAATCGACGCGCGAGATTTGATTATGAACTCGGCGAAGAACTGGTTGCTGGAATGAGTCTTCGCGGCGTTGAAGTTCGCGCAGTTCGTGATGGTCGCGTTAGTTTAAAGGGCGCTTTCGTAACGCTTCGAAACGGTAGAAAAGGTGAGGAATTATGGCTTAATAACGCCAGTTTTTCACTCAAAAATCAGGGCGAAGGACTTTCAAAAGCCGATACAATTGACACTTCACCTAAAAAATTATTAGCAACTCGTAAACAAATTCAAAATTTTGCCACGCAAAAAAAAGCCGGTTTAACTATCGTGCCCGTTAAAATTTTAGCCGAATCGCGCTTTATTAAAATTGTAATCGCGCTCGGAAAAGGTAAAAAACAATACGACAAGCGCGAAACTCTAAAACGTCGCCAATCTGAACGCGAAAATGCGAGAATGTTAAAGAGGTATTAA
- the der gene encoding ribosome biogenesis GTPase Der has translation MSKNLPKVAIIGQANVGKSSLFNRMIRAQQAVVAREAGTTRDSVLGKVKYKNQAFWLIDTAGLKDPNDEFEATIQEQIQDAVDASELILVVLDSTKPFSNEDRLIAKKALKSRKPVILVLNKTDLKGNLPNEEFLRLGVKPIIRTSAEHNAGVDELLTEIAENIPKVKEEKQPEDVIRVALVGRPNAGKSYLFNTMAGKQQAIVANVAGTTRDTNRTTIRFNEKTIEIIDTAGMRKPGKQEVGIEKFSVLRTLNAIDEADICLLLMDANELNTQLDQRIAGLINDAGKGMVIVVSKWDSVEGKDAYTRDALAPRIAYYFKFTPWAPLIFTSSKTGQNVTKIYDLILKVHRNRARQAKTSILNQLLQKATQAHPPAGLKNTHPKLRYISQSDSNPPWFIIHGSNLKFVHWSYKRYLERLIRENFDYSGTPIKFSFRDEKQIKENRARISAGKKVIDKASGALKKAADTQNKRERKRDEKLARIQKNQ, from the coding sequence ATGTCTAAAAATCTCCCAAAAGTTGCAATTATTGGTCAAGCGAACGTTGGAAAATCTTCGCTTTTTAACCGAATGATTCGTGCTCAACAAGCCGTTGTTGCACGAGAAGCCGGAACAACGCGCGATAGCGTTCTTGGTAAAGTTAAATATAAAAATCAAGCCTTTTGGCTAATTGATACCGCCGGATTAAAAGATCCTAACGATGAATTTGAAGCGACAATTCAAGAACAAATTCAAGATGCAGTTGACGCCAGTGAATTAATTTTGGTGGTCCTTGATAGCACTAAACCTTTTTCGAATGAAGATCGCTTGATTGCAAAAAAGGCCTTAAAATCTCGAAAGCCTGTAATTTTGGTTCTAAATAAAACCGACCTAAAAGGGAATTTACCAAATGAAGAATTTTTGCGCCTTGGTGTTAAACCGATTATTCGAACTTCTGCCGAACACAATGCTGGCGTTGATGAACTTCTAACCGAAATTGCTGAGAATATCCCAAAAGTTAAAGAAGAAAAACAACCCGAAGATGTGATTCGTGTAGCTTTGGTTGGTCGCCCAAACGCTGGAAAATCTTATCTCTTTAATACAATGGCTGGAAAACAGCAGGCGATTGTAGCGAACGTTGCAGGAACAACGCGTGATACAAACCGCACCACAATTCGTTTTAACGAAAAAACCATCGAAATTATCGACACAGCCGGAATGCGCAAACCCGGAAAACAAGAAGTTGGAATTGAAAAATTCTCAGTACTTCGAACTTTGAATGCAATTGATGAAGCTGATATTTGTTTGCTTTTAATGGACGCAAACGAGCTTAACACACAGCTCGACCAACGAATTGCCGGCTTAATTAACGACGCCGGAAAAGGGATGGTCATCGTGGTTTCGAAATGGGATAGCGTTGAGGGAAAAGATGCTTATACTCGTGATGCTTTGGCGCCACGAATCGCATACTATTTCAAATTTACACCTTGGGCACCACTAATCTTCACGAGTTCGAAAACTGGCCAAAATGTGACTAAAATTTATGATTTAATTCTAAAAGTTCACCGCAACCGTGCAAGACAAGCAAAAACCTCAATCTTGAATCAGCTTTTACAAAAAGCAACCCAAGCTCATCCGCCAGCAGGTTTGAAAAATACGCATCCAAAATTGCGCTATATTTCACAAAGCGATAGCAATCCACCTTGGTTCATTATCCACGGCTCAAACTTAAAATTTGTTCACTGGAGCTATAAACGCTATTTAGAGCGCTTGATTCGCGAGAATTTTGATTATTCCGGAACGCCAATTAAGTTTTCTTTTAGAGACGAAAAACAAATTAAAGAAAACCGCGCAAGAATTTCAGCTGGTAAAAAAGTTATCGATAAAGCTTCGGGTGCACTTAAAAAAGCTGCCGACACGCAAAATAAACGCGAACGCAAACGCGACGAAAAACTTGCTCGAATTCAAAAAAATCAATAA
- a CDS encoding rRNA pseudouridine synthase, protein MDKETERLNKFLALQLGISRRQADELIEKGKISINGKAAKLGARFQDTDIIKIGDKVISNNREERIYLLFNKPRGYVCSRKKQGVNETIYAILPKEFHSLKPVGRLDKDSSGLLLLTNDGDFAFQMTHPKFRKIKEYLVELDEPLQPLHQQMIADFGINLPDGKSQLGLERLNDSRKNWKVIMSEGRNRQIRRTFSAVGYEVVKLHRTVFGNYSLPKDLKFGDFQKVQKQ, encoded by the coding sequence GTGGATAAAGAAACAGAACGCTTAAATAAATTCCTAGCTTTACAGCTGGGAATTTCGCGTAGACAAGCAGATGAACTTATCGAAAAAGGCAAAATCTCGATAAACGGAAAAGCCGCAAAACTGGGGGCGAGATTTCAAGACACTGATATTATAAAAATTGGTGATAAAGTAATATCAAACAACCGCGAAGAACGAATTTACCTACTATTTAATAAACCCCGCGGATATGTTTGTTCAAGAAAAAAACAAGGCGTGAATGAAACAATTTATGCAATTTTACCCAAAGAGTTTCATTCTTTAAAACCTGTTGGTCGGCTTGATAAAGATTCTAGCGGGCTTTTGCTCTTAACAAACGATGGCGATTTTGCATTCCAAATGACACATCCGAAATTTCGAAAGATTAAAGAATACCTCGTAGAATTAGACGAGCCGCTTCAGCCATTACATCAACAAATGATTGCAGATTTTGGAATAAATTTACCCGATGGAAAATCACAGCTTGGACTCGAAAGACTTAATGATTCGCGAAAGAACTGGAAAGTTATTATGAGTGAAGGGCGAAACCGCCAAATCCGCAGAACTTTTTCGGCGGTTGGTTATGAAGTCGTAAAACTACACCGAACCGTTTTCGGAAACTACTCCTTGCCGAAAGATTTAAAATTTGGCGATTTTCAAAAAGTTCAAAAACAATAA
- a CDS encoding exodeoxyribonuclease III — protein MKIFSWNVNGIRAVEKKGNLAEFLSIKNPDIACFQEIKIDEMQISKENFDEKYPEYFKFYSHAERKGYAGTAIWSKQKPQAILRNFPQQILDKFNLADSFGDSSTEGRICAARFTDFWLITVYTPNTKNDLGRLKLRENWDAAFLAFVKGLELGEFSCEDFSNNIDIFENDSNEIFLPKPVIFCGDLNVAHEEIDLSNPKSNRGKHGFTDEERQGFSNFISADLVDIFRIQNPEKAEIYTWWSHFAKSRERNVGWRIDYFVVSKELNSQNNRAEIHNEILGSDHCPISLELNNA, from the coding sequence ATGAAAATTTTTTCTTGGAATGTTAATGGAATCCGTGCAGTCGAAAAAAAAGGTAATTTAGCTGAATTTTTAAGCATAAAAAATCCCGATATCGCGTGTTTTCAAGAAATCAAAATTGATGAAATGCAAATTTCGAAAGAGAATTTTGATGAAAAATATCCAGAATATTTTAAATTTTATTCTCACGCCGAAAGAAAAGGTTACGCCGGAACAGCAATTTGGTCAAAGCAAAAGCCACAAGCGATTTTGCGAAATTTTCCACAACAAATTCTAGATAAATTTAATCTTGCCGACTCTTTTGGTGATTCTTCAACCGAAGGGCGGATTTGTGCCGCCAGATTTACAGATTTTTGGCTAATTACCGTTTATACACCAAACACAAAAAATGATTTGGGCCGATTAAAATTACGCGAAAATTGGGACGCGGCGTTTTTAGCTTTTGTAAAAGGCTTAGAGCTTGGTGAATTTTCTTGCGAAGACTTTTCAAATAATATTGATATTTTCGAAAACGATTCAAACGAAATCTTTTTACCAAAACCCGTGATTTTTTGTGGCGATTTAAACGTTGCTCACGAAGAAATTGACCTTTCGAATCCAAAGTCTAATCGTGGCAAACACGGCTTTACAGATGAAGAGCGCCAAGGATTTTCGAATTTTATTTCAGCGGATCTTGTTGATATTTTTCGAATTCAAAATCCAGAAAAAGCCGAGATTTATACTTGGTGGAGTCATTTCGCAAAATCTCGTGAACGGAACGTTGGCTGGCGGATTGATTATTTTGTAGTTTCGAAAGAGTTAAACTCGCAAAACAATCGTGCCGAAATTCATAATGAAATTCTTGGTAGTGATCACTGTCCAATCTCTTTGGAGCTAAATAATGCTTGA
- a CDS encoding DUF2726 domain-containing protein has translation MDILLYFLAIPIILVIIIKAIVSDSGNQKISTVYRYNRKYVIMTEREQEFYKKLKLICGDSILIFPQIHLSSLFFHNVKGQNFKLAFRFINRLSVDFVLVDSRNFKTLLAIELDDSTHNEKDRIKRDLIVNDIFKKANFPLLRVGSVKIDNEKLKQMILENIKNGVK, from the coding sequence ATGGATATTTTATTATACTTTCTTGCTATTCCTATAATTCTTGTAATTATAATTAAAGCTATTGTTTCAGATTCTGGAAATCAAAAAATTTCAACAGTATATAGATATAATCGAAAATATGTTATAATGACCGAACGTGAACAAGAATTTTATAAAAAATTAAAATTAATTTGCGGTGATTCAATTTTAATTTTTCCACAAATTCACCTATCAAGTTTATTTTTTCACAATGTAAAAGGTCAAAATTTTAAACTAGCATTTAGATTTATTAACAGACTTTCAGTAGATTTTGTTTTAGTCGATTCAAGAAATTTTAAAACTCTATTAGCGATTGAACTTGATGACTCCACACATAACGAAAAAGACAGAATCAAGCGTGATTTAATTGTAAATGATATTTTTAAAAAAGCAAACTTCCCTCTTTTGCGTGTGGGCTCAGTCAAAATTGATAATGAAAAATTAAAGCAAATGATATTAGAAAATATAAAAAATGGTGTAAAATAA
- a CDS encoding PAS domain-containing protein, translated as MFNLKNIFNEKSGEKVSKNTSSSFLGDGKAILDAVDDGVLAVDQKGNILAINPAAEQITGWSGSDAAGLVFNSVLKITNNDGAEMLDISNPVNRVLRTNENFTTRDLFIKTQSGKITPIFLAVNSIGGSNSGVVVVFRDISKELSDNREQAEFISTASHEMRTPVASIEGYLGLALNPATATIDARAKSFLEKAHENTQHLGQLFQDLLDITKAEDGRLKNEPIVLDATEFARDIWEGLKPKAENKGLEYVFMPDHNATGEKTIMPVFFIHADRDHLHEVLNNLFENAIKYTPSGTVAVNVTGDNDSVQISVKDSGIGIPAEDLPHLFQKFYRVDNSETREINGTGLGLFLSRKLTESIGGKLTVESEYKKGSVFTVKLPRITRENAESLKAKEDAKKSEEHQKIEQKRNQREIEEADRDINAILQDETMEHPNIETVNNQPTTAPTEPTVPENSKETEPFQTQPMQTQEVLSIPTIQAVPQPQPQPQPQPQPQPQPQPQPQPQPQPQPQPQPQPQPQPQPQEPVHSVQPIPQPVQPAQPTQPIAQNVAQNPIQNQQIYGQQTEQTIQQAQRSAEQQDFAKYGAIRGFNPLAQQYAAQPTQPIAQNVAQVQTQQAYNQQTTQTIQQTSTSAASQNFSQMNPVNTPVQPTLNDIERMKIEYAQKMMAQRQK; from the coding sequence ATGTTTAACTTAAAAAATATTTTTAACGAAAAATCGGGAGAAAAAGTTTCGAAAAATACTTCGAGTAGTTTTTTGGGCGATGGAAAAGCAATTTTAGACGCCGTAGATGACGGTGTTTTAGCTGTTGATCAAAAAGGTAATATCTTAGCTATTAATCCAGCTGCGGAACAAATTACTGGCTGGAGTGGAAGCGATGCGGCTGGGTTGGTTTTTAACTCAGTTCTAAAAATCACTAACAACGACGGTGCTGAAATGTTAGATATTTCAAATCCAGTTAATCGCGTTTTACGAACTAACGAAAACTTTACAACTCGAGATTTATTCATTAAAACTCAGAGCGGAAAAATCACACCAATCTTTTTGGCGGTTAATTCGATCGGGGGGTCTAATTCTGGAGTGGTTGTAGTCTTTCGTGATATTTCGAAAGAACTAAGCGACAACCGAGAACAAGCTGAATTTATTTCAACCGCTAGCCACGAAATGCGAACTCCAGTTGCAAGCATCGAAGGATATCTTGGGCTTGCCTTAAACCCGGCAACCGCCACAATTGATGCTCGTGCAAAATCTTTTCTTGAAAAAGCGCACGAAAACACTCAACATCTTGGACAACTATTTCAAGATTTGTTAGATATTACAAAAGCAGAAGACGGTCGATTAAAAAACGAACCTATCGTTTTAGATGCAACAGAATTTGCACGAGATATTTGGGAAGGGTTAAAACCGAAAGCCGAAAACAAAGGGTTGGAATATGTTTTTATGCCAGACCATAATGCAACCGGCGAAAAGACAATCATGCCAGTTTTCTTTATTCATGCAGACCGCGATCATTTGCATGAAGTTTTAAATAATTTATTTGAAAATGCAATTAAATATACACCTAGTGGAACAGTTGCCGTAAACGTAACTGGTGACAACGATAGTGTTCAAATTTCTGTTAAAGACAGCGGGATTGGTATTCCTGCTGAAGACCTTCCGCACTTGTTCCAAAAATTTTATCGTGTAGATAATTCTGAAACGCGTGAAATTAATGGCACAGGGCTAGGCTTATTCCTATCAAGAAAATTAACCGAATCAATTGGTGGTAAATTAACCGTTGAAAGCGAATATAAAAAGGGAAGTGTTTTTACTGTGAAACTACCCCGAATCACTCGCGAAAATGCCGAGTCTTTAAAGGCGAAAGAAGATGCTAAAAAATCCGAAGAACATCAAAAAATCGAACAAAAGCGCAATCAGCGCGAAATTGAAGAAGCCGATCGCGACATTAACGCGATTCTTCAAGATGAAACAATGGAGCATCCAAACATAGAAACAGTAAATAATCAACCCACTACAGCCCCAACTGAACCTACCGTTCCGGAAAACTCTAAGGAAACCGAGCCCTTCCAAACTCAACCTATGCAAACTCAGGAAGTTTTATCAATTCCTACTATTCAAGCAGTTCCACAACCACAACCACAACCACAACCACAGCCACAACCACAACCACAACCACAACCACAACCACAACCACAACCACAACCACAACCACAACCACAACCACAACCACAACCACAACCACAACCACAAGAGCCGGTGCATTCAGTACAGCCAATTCCTCAACCCGTTCAGCCAGCCCAACCTACTCAGCCAATCGCGCAAAATGTAGCTCAAAACCCAATTCAAAATCAACAAATATACGGTCAGCAAACTGAACAGACGATTCAGCAAGCCCAAAGAAGCGCTGAACAACAGGATTTTGCAAAATATGGTGCTATTCGTGGCTTCAATCCTTTAGCTCAACAATATGCAGCCCAACCTACTCAGCCAATCGCGCAAAATGTAGCTCAAGTTCAAACTCAACAGGCATATAACCAACAAACCACACAGACGATTCAGCAAACTAGCACATCAGCGGCTAGCCAAAATTTTTCACAAATGAATCCGGTAAACACTCCAGTTCAGCCAACTTTAAACGACATTGAACGAATGAAAATTGAGTATGCTCAAAAGATGATGGCTCAAAGACAAAAGTAA
- a CDS encoding DUF3048 domain-containing protein: MIEINKSHPKEVNNIVKNETLTKKVDFSHSQKNKEPFSKLSRKKKIIIAIIVVLVLLVISVGVYFLLAKNQPKPAKTVTKIQKTEVKKPAVPEKFYSRLSGVEVASKELETAPVFGVMIENSIPARPQSGLNQAEVVFEAIAEGGITRFLALYQQNKPELIGPVRSVRGYYIDWASGFDASIAHVGGSGDALARIRDGKHKDMDEFFNTRTFWRSRNRYAPHNVYTNSANLIALANSKGWNSSNFEGFSRKNDSLASAKNASQIQVNISGFSYNSTYIHRDDCNCYLRSQAGVAHTDLSGGQISPKSIVILKMNNGLASDRYHSTYENLGSGSGLVFQDGLATEIIWSKANENSPLTLKNKDGTPVKLNRGQTWIVAVGNTTGSVTLQ; encoded by the coding sequence ATGATCGAAATCAACAAAAGTCACCCAAAAGAGGTGAATAATATTGTTAAAAACGAAACTTTAACTAAAAAAGTTGATTTTAGTCATTCTCAAAAAAATAAAGAGCCTTTCTCGAAACTATCAAGAAAAAAGAAAATCATCATTGCAATTATTGTTGTTTTAGTTTTGCTAGTTATTTCGGTTGGCGTCTATTTTTTGTTAGCAAAGAACCAGCCAAAACCAGCCAAAACAGTTACAAAAATCCAAAAAACAGAAGTTAAAAAGCCAGCCGTGCCGGAAAAATTTTATTCAAGACTATCGGGAGTAGAAGTCGCAAGCAAAGAACTCGAAACCGCACCAGTTTTTGGCGTAATGATCGAAAATTCAATTCCTGCACGCCCTCAATCTGGGTTAAATCAAGCAGAAGTTGTTTTTGAGGCTATAGCAGAGGGCGGAATAACCCGATTTTTGGCTTTATACCAACAAAACAAACCTGAATTAATTGGACCAGTTCGAAGCGTCCGTGGATATTATATAGATTGGGCTTCTGGGTTTGACGCTTCAATTGCTCACGTTGGCGGATCCGGTGATGCGCTTGCACGAATTCGTGACGGTAAACACAAAGATATGGATGAATTTTTTAACACCCGAACTTTTTGGCGTTCAAGAAATCGTTACGCACCCCATAATGTCTACACTAATTCGGCGAATTTAATTGCATTAGCAAATTCAAAAGGTTGGAATTCTTCAAATTTTGAAGGATTTTCTCGAAAAAATGATTCGTTAGCTTCAGCCAAAAATGCTTCTCAGATTCAAGTGAACATATCTGGTTTTTCTTATAATTCAACTTATATCCATAGGGATGATTGTAATTGTTATTTACGTAGTCAAGCTGGCGTTGCGCACACAGATTTATCTGGTGGTCAAATTTCCCCAAAATCTATAGTTATTTTAAAAATGAACAATGGTTTAGCTAGCGATAGATATCACAGTACTTATGAGAATTTAGGATCAGGAAGCGGGTTAGTTTTTCAAGATGGCTTAGCTACTGAAATAATTTGGTCTAAAGCAAATGAAAATTCTCCCTTAACACTTAAAAATAAAGACGGAACACCCGTCAAACTGAACCGTGGTCAAACCTGGATTGTTGCCGTTGGTAATACTACCGGGTCTGTAACTTTGCAATAA
- a CDS encoding response regulator, with the protein MTKILLVEDDKSLREIYGVRLLAEGYDIVSAGDGEEALAMAIKERPDLIVSDVMMPKISGFDMLDILRSTTETRNIKVIMMTALSSEDQRRRGEALGADRYLVKSQVGIEDVVRTVHDVLQDGHLTVEQRTAQKQAVTTNTQQNNPVQQNNFTAAPSAPAQPMTQVASTQPLQPPVRAAAPSLAQFERERPAPAGFVSQQPQPTMPDTTVRPIQPVSRPMAATSPAQTPTPIAHPTTVNTPASRSIEAPAHPISDFVNQPHTAPSPVQQETVQSVAGERVVQPLEPLNRTDEENLASQINDILNSGNSETFSNSNIQQPPFGAQ; encoded by the coding sequence ATGACAAAAATTTTACTAGTAGAAGATGATAAAAGTTTGCGTGAGATTTATGGTGTTCGGCTCTTGGCTGAAGGCTATGATATTGTCTCAGCCGGAGACGGTGAAGAAGCTTTAGCGATGGCTATTAAAGAACGTCCAGATTTAATTGTTAGTGACGTTATGATGCCAAAAATTTCTGGATTCGACATGCTTGATATTTTAAGGTCAACAACCGAGACCCGCAATATTAAGGTTATTATGATGACGGCACTCTCCAGTGAAGATCAACGAAGAAGAGGGGAAGCTCTTGGTGCTGATCGATATCTAGTTAAGTCTCAAGTTGGTATTGAAGATGTTGTTCGAACAGTTCACGACGTTCTTCAAGACGGTCATTTAACCGTAGAGCAAAGAACTGCCCAAAAGCAAGCAGTAACTACAAACACTCAACAAAATAATCCAGTTCAACAAAATAATTTTACAGCTGCACCCTCTGCGCCCGCTCAACCTATGACACAGGTCGCCTCAACCCAGCCACTGCAGCCACCTGTTCGAGCAGCAGCTCCAAGTTTAGCTCAATTCGAGCGAGAACGACCAGCTCCTGCCGGATTTGTAAGCCAACAACCTCAACCTACTATGCCGGACACTACAGTACGACCGATCCAACCGGTTAGTCGCCCTATGGCAGCTACTTCACCCGCACAAACTCCAACCCCAATAGCTCACCCCACTACAGTAAACACCCCAGCATCAAGAAGTATTGAAGCTCCTGCGCACCCGATCAGCGATTTCGTCAACCAGCCTCATACAGCACCATCACCGGTTCAACAAGAGACTGTTCAATCTGTAGCTGGAGAGAGGGTAGTTCAACCACTAGAGCCGCTCAATAGAACTGATGAAGAAAATCTCGCTTCGCAAATTAACGATATTCTAAATAGTGGAAATAGTGAAACTTTTTCAAATTCAAATATACAACAACCTCCTTTTGGAGCTCAATAA
- the pth gene encoding aminoacyl-tRNA hydrolase translates to MKIILFQGNFPEKYSGTRHNAGFEFADYLAKKFNAKFQEKPKFKAFITEISLFNEKVLLVKPTTFYNETGFSARAICDFYKIDFRKDFLAVHDDLDLDFGVVRVRKSGSSAGNNGLKSLISVFGESFPRIKIGIANEFLPRIGAMNFVLAKFSKSESEKLPRIFEICEELVEEFVKDSLQNDKRSV, encoded by the coding sequence ATGAAAATCATACTTTTTCAGGGCAATTTTCCCGAAAAATATAGCGGAACTCGCCACAATGCCGGTTTCGAATTTGCAGACTATTTAGCAAAAAAGTTTAACGCAAAATTTCAAGAAAAGCCAAAATTTAAAGCTTTTATTACTGAAATTTCGCTTTTTAATGAAAAGGTTTTGCTTGTTAAACCAACAACTTTTTATAACGAAACGGGTTTTTCGGCGCGGGCGATTTGCGATTTTTATAAAATTGATTTTCGAAAAGATTTTTTGGCCGTCCACGATGATCTCGATTTGGATTTTGGCGTGGTTCGCGTTCGAAAAAGTGGAAGTTCTGCCGGAAATAACGGTTTGAAATCTTTAATTTCAGTTTTTGGCGAAAGTTTTCCAAGAATCAAAATTGGCATTGCTAATGAATTTTTACCAAGAATTGGCGCAATGAATTTTGTTCTTGCAAAATTTTCAAAAAGTGAAAGCGAAAAACTACCCCGGATTTTTGAAATTTGTGAAGAACTTGTTGAAGAATTTGTGAAAGATTCGCTTCAAAACGACAAGCGCTCAGTTTGA